The Nicotiana tabacum cultivar K326 chromosome 14, ASM71507v2, whole genome shotgun sequence genome contains a region encoding:
- the LOC142168888 gene encoding uncharacterized protein LOC142168888 — MDALRKMPGYAKMMKDLMLRKFDFQDLSTVTLTQTCSAVVTRPMAQKVSDLGSFTIPCTIGSYAFAKALCDLGDNINLMHLAIFTKLGIGRARPTSMLLQLTDRTVKRPIGILDDVLVQVGKFVFPADFVILECQVDEEIPIIMGRPFLATGRALIDCETGELKMRLNNEEIIFYVQ, encoded by the coding sequence ATGGATGCTTTGAGGAAAATGCcagggtatgcaaaaatgatgaaggacctgATGTTGCGGAAATTTGACTTCCAGGATCTGTCCACTGTAACTCTGACACAAACTTGCAGCGCGGTAGTGACAAGGCCTATGGCCCAAAAGGTGTCTGATCTAGGTAGCTTCACTATCCCATGCACTATTGGGagttatgcttttgctaaagcattgtgtgacttGGGAGACAACATAAACTTGATGCATTTGGCAATCTTTACAAAACTgggcattggcagagctagaccAACCTCAATGTTACTGCAACTGACTGATCGTACAGTCAAAAGACCGATAGGAattcttgatgatgtgcttgtgcaAGTGGGGAAAtttgtatttcctgcagactttgTTATTCTTGAATGTCAGGTGGATGAAGAGATACCCATAATTATGGGAAGGCCATTCTTAGCCACTGGGAGAGCATTAATTgattgtgagactggagagttgaAAATGAGGTTGAACAATGAAGAAATAATATTCTACGTTCAATAA